The DNA window AACGACCAGCAGGCCGAGATGCGGCGAACGCCGGCGGGGGAGAACACGTGGTAGTGTCGCTGCTTCTCGTAAAGGGATCCCGCTCTCCATGACCCCCGAAGCGCTCCGCGAGCACTTCCCCCACACCGAGCACCAGACGTACCTCAACCACGCGGCGGTGAGCCCCATGAGCCGGCCGGTGCGCGAGGCCATCGACACGTACGTGGGCGAACGGCACGGGGCCGATCCGGAGGCGCCCGTCGAAAACTTCGAGTCCTTCCTGCCCGTGATTCAGGAAACGAAAGACCGGGTGGCGACGGTGCTGGGCACCGAATCGAGTCAGGTCGAGTTCGTCCCCAACACCTCGACTGGCCTCAACGTGCTGGCCCGTGGGTTCGATTGGGAGCAAGGGGATCGCGTCGCGGTTCCTGACGGCTCATTTCCGACCAACGTCTATCCCTTCTTGAATCTGGAGGCGGAAGGTGTGGAGGTCGATTTCGTGCCGACGGAGGAGGGGGCGTACACCGTCGACGACGTGGAGGACACCCTCCGGCCCGAGACGCGGCTGCTGAGCGTCTCCTGGGTGCACTTCCTCTCGGGTTTTCGGGCCGACCTGGAGGCGCTCGGCGCGCTGTGCGAAAAGCACGATGTGCTCTTCTGTGTGGACGCCATTCAAGGGCTCGGGGCCCTACAGGTGGACGTGGAGGCGGCGGGAATCGACTTCCTGACCGCCGGCGGGCACAAGTGGTTGATGGCCGCGCAGGGGATCGGCGTGCTGTACTGCGACGAGGCGCTTCAGGACGACCTCCGGCCGCCCACCGGCTGGCTCCACGGGCCGGTCGACTGGGCGAACCTCGACGACTATGAGCTCACGTTCCACGAGGACGCCCGCCGGTTCCAGACCGGCACCCTGAACAGTGTGGGCGTGGCGGCCCTGCACGCGGCCCTCGGCCTCTATCTGGACGCCGGCCCGGAGTGGTGTGAGGAGCGCGTGCTTCGGCTTTCCACAATCCTTGCGGACGAACTGAGCGACCGCGGACTGCCCCGCTACGGCACCGATGCCCCGGCCCACGCAAGCGGCATCGTGACGGTCGCGCCGGACGCCCCGGAGGCCCTGCTCGAACACCTGAAGACACACGGCATTACCGGGGCGGTGCGCAACCAAAAGCTCCGGCTCGCGCCGACGTATTACAACGATGAATCTGACCTCGGCGCCATTCTCGACGCTGTTGACTCGTTCCGGTGAGAGGAAGCACGGACGAACGGTCGTTGCTCCGTGGTGCGTGACGCGTGATCGGCGAGCCGCCCCCGTTTTCATGTTTCACTATTCATGCTTTACGCTTCACGCACAGTAAGGACATAGGGCAGGTCATGACACAGACGCCGGACGCATTTGACCCAGCCGACTACGAGGCCGACGTCCGTCGGGAGGAGAACGTTGTTGAGGTGGTTGTGCCGGAGACCGAAACCGGTGGGCCGCGGATCGACAAGTACCTCACGCGCTTTTACCCGGAGGCGTCCCGCACCAAGATCCAGCGCGCGATCAAGAAGGGCCACCTGAAGGTGAACGGGACGGATGTCAAGAAGTCGTACGGGGTGGAGCCGGGCGACGAGATCGTCTTCCGGCTCATCCGCAAGCCGCCGATGCAGGCCGAGCCGGAGGCGATTCCGCTCGACGTGGTCCACGAGGGCGACGACCTGCTCGTGGTGAACAAGCCGGCGGGCATGGTGGTGCACCCGGCGCCGGGCCACCGGTCGGGCACGCTCGTGCACGCCCTGCTGCACCATGTAGACGGGGGCGAGGTGGCCGCGGACGACGAGCGGGATGAGGTGTCGGAGGACGAGGTCGGCCTTTCCCTGGTCAATGCGCTACCGCAGTCGCCGGACCACCCGGTCGTGCGCCCCGGCATTGTGCACCGGCTCGACAAGGGGACGTCCGGCCTGCTGGTCGTGGCGAAGCGGGGCCGGGCCCACCAGCCGTTGGCCGAGCAGTTCAAAGCCCATACGGTGGACCGGCGGTACCGGGCGATCGTCTGGGGACGCTTCGCCCCGTCGGATGGGACGATCGAGGGGGCCATCGGGCGGGATCCGCACCACCGGCAGCGGATGGCCGTGGTGCCCGAGGACGAGGGCAAGTGGGCCCGGACGCACTACGAGACCGTCGAAACCCACGCGCACACGTCGGTCGTCGAGTTCGAACTGGAAACGGGGCGGACCCATCAGATTCGCGTCCACGCCCGCGCCCAGGGGCACCCGCTCCTCGGCGACCCGAAGTACGGCGGGCAGCGGGTCCGGTACGGGACGCAGAGTGGGACCCGTCGGACCTTTTACGACCAGCTCTTCGAGACCCTGCCTCATCCCGCGCTTCATGCATATCGTTTGGGCTTCGACCATCCCACCACGGAAGAGCGCCTTCGCTTTGAGGCCGATCCCCCGCCGGCGTGGCGCCGCGTCCTGCGCGAGTTGAGACAGGAGGAGGGAGCAGGGACGACGGACCCGTGACCCAGGCTTTACGAAAAGAGAAACGTTACAGGCCTGCGGACTTACGGGGCATCTCGCGGGGAAACAAAGGGCCCCACCCTTTGATACGGCATCGTGAACTTTTGGCTCTGCTTGCAGCGTTGACATCCCGAATAATCACCGGGCATGCCGGTGGAGGCTCTCCTCTTCCGAACTGATTCTACACAGGTCGTGCCACAGGTCCGTCCCGTCCCCACCGAAGTGGGGCGTGAACGACAGTCCTGCACTGCACGGGAGGCTCGTTGCCGATGAACGGGCATGTTCTCGTGCTAAACCAGGACTACAGCGCCCTCACCGTCTGTAGCGTGCAGCGGGCCGTCGTGCTCATGCACCTGCAGAAGGTACACCTCGTGGAATCGGCGGACGATCGGTACGTGCGTTCGCCGAGCGTGGAGCTGCCGTGGCCGAGCATCGTGCGCCTGAAGCAGTACGCCAACGTCCCGTACAAGCGCGTCATGCTCTCCCGCAAGAACGTCCTCAAGCGGGACCGCAACACGTGTCAGTACTGCGGGGCCCAGAGCAACCTGACCATCGACCACGTGGTGCCCAAGTCTCGGGGCGGGCGCGACACGTGGGAGAACCTCGTGGCGGCCTGCGTCACCTGCAACAACCAGAAGGGAGACTCGACGCCCGAGGAGGCAGACATGGAACTGGCACGCCAGCCGTTCCGGCCCAGCTACGTGATGTTTCTGCGGGACTTCGCCGGTGAGATCGAGGACACCTGGAAGCCGTACCTCTTTTTGTCATAGAGCGGGCCAGGGGCGACTTTTCATGCACAATCCCCGACGCCCCCCGATCGACTGTAGGCCGCCACCGTACAGACCCATTCCTTACTTCATTCCCTCTCGTTAGGTCAACTCGCTTCCGATGATCCGCTGGATTGCCCGTGCTGCCTGGCTTGTCCCCGTCCTGATGGTGGTCCTGTCGCTGCACCAGGGGAAGGTGGCGTACGACCTGCACAGCACCAAGACCCAGGGCACCACGGCCACCGCAGAGGTCCAGACGGTCCACGCCTCAAACCGGACGCAAGTGACGTACGACTACGTGAGTCTCCGCGTCCCGATGCCCGACGGCTCCACGCTCACGCGAGAACGGCTCTCGCTGCCTCACGGCATCGTGCCCGCCCTCAAGGGACGAGAGACCCTGCAGGTGCGGGTGATGTCGGGGGGCAGCCGGTCCATCGTGGTGACGGAGGCCATCAATTCGACACCGGTCGTGGACACCCAAATCCGGATCGCCGGGATCAACGGCCTCATGAGTTTCGGGGCGGCTCTGCTCTTCGGCATCGTCATTTGGTTCTGGAACCGAAGCCTGCGCCGGGACGGGGACCCGGCGGAACGCGGACTCACGGAGGCCGACCCCAACCATCCGGCGCGGCAGGTGGTGCGGTAGAATATGAACCACGAGACAGAAGCGCCGAGCCCCGCGATAGGGACTCGGCGCCTCTGCGCGTGGAGGTCGCGACGGATCCGTGGCGGGCCCCTCACGCTGCCGGCTTGATGTAGACCATCTGGAGGTCGAGTGCCCTGAGGCTGGCTTCGGCGGCGTCAATGCGGTCGCCGGGCGCCCCGTCGGCATAGATAAGTGCAGCCCGGGCGGCATCCGCGGTGATGCGCTGGCGGACCGCGTCGGTCAAGCTGGACATCTCTACCGGTTCGTCGCCGATGAGGAGACGGCCCTCTTCGTTCATAAGGACGCGGACACGTTGAATCCCGGCCTTCTCGAAGAGGCGACCGCCGGAATTGGCCTCGGACGCGGCGCTCGACGTAGTGGCATCGTCGCCGGATTCATTCGCTTCCCCGTCGGAGCCGTCATCGAGCCGAAAGGTGACCGGCAGCGACATCTGGACCTTCCGGGGCTCGCCGTCCTGTCGGCCCGGCGTGAATGTCTGCTCTTCCACCGCTTCAATCGCGGCCTCGTCGAGCACCTTGTCGACCCCCTGAGTGACCCTGAGGTTTGTCACAGTCCCCTCTTCGTCGACCACGAACTGCACGATGACCCGTCCTTCGAGTCCCGCCTCCCTCGCCACCTCAGGGTACTCGACCGACTGCTGGAGGGCCTTCATGCCCCCCTCGAGTTCCGGTGGATCGTCGACGACCATGTATACCTCATCGTCGTCCGCCGCCGTGGAGGGGGACGACTCCGTGGCTTCCTCCGGTGAGGAGGACGGCCCGACGCTATCGGAGCAGGCCACCACGCCCAGCGTAAGCGTGAGGCCGACCGCCACGAGGGCGGTGCCCAGGGCGGCACGAGACGTGAGGAAAGAGGGTATTGAGGAGCGCATGGCGGAAAGTCGGTCGATGAGGGAAGAGGGCGATTCGGAAAGGGAAAGGGCACTGCGGCGCGGAGAGGAGGCCCGGTCCGCGAAGGCGGTCAGGAGGCGGGCATACTCGCCGGCGGGCGTCTCCCCGTCGTCGAGGACGGCCGCGTCGCAGGCCCGCTCCCGCGCCTCGCCAATCTGCCGCCGGAGGCGGCCCACGAGCGGGTGCGCGGCGAACAGGGCGGCGACGAATCGCTCGAGCAGCTGCGCGCAGTCGTCCCACCGGCGGACGTGGACGAGCTCGTGGCGGAGGGTCATGCGGAGCTTGTCGGGGGCCGCAGCGAGCCGCTCCGGCACCAGAACCGTAGGGCGGCGGCCGCCGAGCGTCATGGGCACGGTCGCGTCCGGCGAAATGCAGAGTTGGACCGAGCGACGGACGCCGAGCCGCTCCTGAAGGCGATCCACCTCGGCTTCCAGGGAGGGCGTCACCGCAGTGTCAAGGCGCCGACGAACGCGGCTTGACACCAACACGTCCAGCCCGAGGCGCCCAAGGCGGAACAGGCCAATCCCCAGCGCGCCGACAGTAAGAAGCCCCACCGCGTGCATCCATGTCCATGAGCCGGCCGGGACCGATACGGGGCCCGTCTCGATCGCCGGCAACGCGACGACCGACCGGGCAGGACGCAGGGCGGACTCTGAGGCGTCGGGCAGCATCTCGATGACGCCGACCGCCGCAATACCGACCGGCAGGGCCGCAAGGAGGAGCTGCGAGAGGCGGTACTCGGCGTTCGGGTGCAGCCGATCCGTCCACCGGAGGAGCGCCCAGAGAGGGAGGGCAAGGGCAGTCCATGCCAGAACCGGGCGCCACAGTGGATCGATCGTGGCCGTGCCGAGGGCGGAGAGCCCGTCAAGAATCATCTGCATCATCGGTCTCGGGGTCCTTCTCGTCGAGGGCGTCGATGAGGGCCTTGATCTCTTCCCGCTCGTCGTCGCTCAGGTCCTCCCGCCGCACGAGCGTCTGCACCAGGGCCGATGGGGATCCCTGGAAAACCTTGTCCATGAGGCGTCGCAACAGGCTGTGCTGTACGGCGTCCGGGTCCTCCGCGGGCTGATAGACGTACGAGCGGCCTTCCTTGTGGTAGTCGAGGTAGTCTTTCTCGGCCAAGGTCTTGAGCACCGTCATGACGGTGGTGTACGCCACGTCGCGGTCCTCCAGGATGCGTTCGCGCACGTCGGCGACAGTGGCCTCGCCGAGGTCCCACACGTGATGGAGGACCTCCATTTCCGTTTCGCCAAGATGGGTCAGGGACTTTCGCTGCATGGATCAGTGCCTTTTTGTGTTATTACTATCTTCTTAGTACTACGTAAGCCGTATTAATTCAAGCGTGTTTGTCGAGTATTCATATTGGGGCGGCCATCCGTCAGGAACGGGGCTGCTGGTCGACGGGGCCGAGTCGGTCGGGGTACAGGGAGGCCAGCAGGTCCGGGTCGGTGCCCCACAGGTAGTGGCCCCACAGGTACAGGTTGAGGAGCTGCTGGCGGAGCGGGCCGTGGCGCCGAAACCGGCGGGCCGATGTCGTGACGGCCGCGTCCAAAAAACGAAACCTTCCGTGTCCCTGAAGCCGGGCGGCTAGCTCCAGGTCTTCGAAGAGGGGCCAGTCCGGGAAGCCGCCCACGGCCTCGAACGCCGACCGCTCCACGAACTGGCCCCGGTCGCCGAAGCAGAGACGAATCCACGGCCATCGGGTGCACCACGCGTAGAAGCGGAGAAGCGGCGTCGGGTCGTCGAAACGCAGACGAAACGTGCCGGCGATGGCATCCGGTGCGGCCAGGGCCCGCCGAATCCGGGATAGTCCGTTCGGGGGAAGCCGGGTGTCCGCGTGCAGAAAGAGAAGAATGTCTCCGCTGCTGCAGTCGGCCCCGTGGTTCATCTGGGGCGCCCGGCCCCGTGGGGCCTGCAGGACGGTCGCGCCGCGGGCCTGTGCCACCGACCGAGTGTCGTCGGTAGACCCCCCGTCCGCGACCAGAATCTCAACGGGCCCCTCTTGGCGACGGGCCTGGCGCAGCGTGGGGGCGATCGCGTCTTCCTCGTTCAGGGTCGGGATGATAATCGAGACGAGCCGTGGGGCAATCACGCCGACGCGGTCGGGCGTTGTGACAAAGGAGCGCTAGGGGCGTCGAGGCACCGAGGACACGTGTTGGTGCTTGGGGGCTGTTCTGGAGGCATCTCCCCACGCGTCCCACATTGTGCAGCACCCCATGTCTAGGGGCGCGACCCCCTATGTGCCCTCACCAGATCATCTGTTTCATGCAGAAGACCGACCCGCCGGACTTCATAAACTCGCTGGTGTCGAGTTCCACCGGGACGAAGTCGTGATTCCGCAGTTGGGCGTTGGTTCCCTCACAGCCTTCCTGGATCAGGACGTGCGCCCCGTCGGGGCAGTGGGCATTGCAGGCAAACTGGTGCCGCGCCTCGTGGTCCGGCACCTCGATGACCGTTTCGAAGAGGGCATCAATGAGGGCACGGCCCGCGTCGTCGAAGGCCTCCGGGGCCACGAGTGCGTGCCGGGCGTCCAGGGGACACAGGCAGGTATCGAGGTGGTAGTAGTCCGGGTCGACGAGGCGGAGGGCCACAATGGGCACGTCGAGCAGGTCCCCGAGTGCCTCGTACGCCTCCGGGCTCGTCCGGTAGCCGTACCCGCCCCACAGGAGGTGATGGCCCGGATGCCAGAGGGCATCCCCCATGCCTTCGAAGTCTGCGTCCAGGTCCTCCGGCAGGGTGTCCACGGCATACCCTTCTTCCTCAAAAAACCGGGCGTAGTACGGCACCTCGTCCGCCCGCTGTTCGCTGTGCATGCGGCTGAGCACCACGCCCTTCGAGTCGGACGCGGGGTCGTAGAAGGGGAGGGTCTGGTTCGCGCAGAAGACCATGTCGGGCAGCCCGGACTGGCCGTTGACCAGGACGGGCGTGTGGTCGAGGGCCGTGTAGGCGGCGCGGAGGGCCTTCCACTGCTGCCAGGCGACGTCCGTGTTCACCGCGCCCACGTTCTCCGACATGTGCGGGTTGATGACGTATTCGACGTCGAAGTGGGTCGGTGTCGTTAGAACGACGCGCCGCGGAGGGGGGAGCGAGGGAATTCGATCGAGCTGGAGGTCGAGGGCGTCGGGCGTCTGGTAGATCATGGGGGGACGGACCGTGGATGGGCGATGGGCCTAAAAATAGGAAATGCGGTGGGGGAAGTCCACGCCCGGAGCGAAACGGGCCGCCCCCACGGTCAGAAGTCCCGCCGCACGAACCAGTAGCCGGTCACCGCGTAGGCGGCGCCGCCGAAGAGCAGCGACGAGACGAACGGATACCAGGACGATACCGACTCGCCCTTCGCCAGGGTAGAGACGATCTGCGTGACTTCTGTGAAGTTGGGCAGGCCGTGGTACAGCCCCCAAAAGACGGGGCGGCCGACGGGGCCGAGGGTGGGGCCGATCTGGTCGGCGGCGGCCAGCACCATCGAGACGAAGATGAGGCCGTACGAGACGATGAGCCCCAGCGCCGTGCTTTCGGTCCAGACCCCCATCAGCATGACGGCCGCGTACATCACGGCAAACATGCCCACGACCAGGAGCAGCGAGAAGAGGAAGCGCGGATTCCACACCCCCGTTTTGAGGGACATGATGACCCACACGCCGCCCAGCAGGTAGACCGCGAGGATGCCGATCGCGCTCCAGACCCCCAGCATGTGGCCGAGCAACACGTTCAGGCGGCCGATGGGCTTCGACAGCAGCAGCTCCACGCGCCCGTCGGATTGGAGGTCGGGAAACAGGGAGGCGGAGGCAAAGAGCGCCAGCAGGATGCCAATCCAGTACGCCACGCCGGCCACGACGGACTCCACCGCGACAACCACGCGCGAAAGCGTAAGCGGCGGTGCGTCCTCCCCGCCCATGTCCTCGGGGGCGGCCTCCTGGCCGAACAGGCGGATGCCCGCGAGCGACCCCTCCACCACGTCTAGGTTCAGGGCGAAGGTGACCGCCAGCAGCACCAGGGAGCTGACGATGAACAGCCCCAGCACGATCTTCCGTGCCCAGAGCTCCCGGAACGTAATCAGAACGAGACCGAATAGGGGGCGCATGACGCTCAGGTTGGGGAATCGACCACGTCGATGAAGTAGTCTTCGAGGGACTGCCGGAGGGGGGTAATGGACTCGATTTCCACGTCGGCACTGCGCAACCGGTCCACGACCGCGTTGAGGGTGGTCCGGTCGTCGGCGTGGACCCGATACTGATCGAGGCCCGACGCTGCGGAAGAGCCGTCGGGCCCGGGGGTCAGGGGAAGCTCGGACGTGTTCAGGAGCGAGTCGGGGACGGGCGTGGCGACGAGGTCGTACACCCGATCCACGGCGGTCAGCTCCTCGACGCTCCCCCGCCGGACCAGCGTTCCGTTCCGCAGGATGGCGATCTGCGTACAGACCTTTTCGACCTCGGAGAGAAGGTGGGAGTTGAGAAAGATCGTCTTGCCTTCGTCCCGCAGCTCCAGCACGATGTCCCGAATGGCGCGGCGCCCCACCGGATCGACGCCGCCGGTTGGCTCGTCGAGGAACAGCAGGTCGGGCTCGTTGAGGAGCGCCTGGGCCAGCCCGAGTCGCTGGAGCATGCCCTTCGAGAAGGTCTTCACCTTCGTGTCGCCCCGCCCGTCGAGGGCGAGGCGGTCCAGCAGCTGGGGAATGCGGTCATTGCGCTTGGCCCGGGGCACGTCGGCCAGGCGCCCGTAGGCGTGAAGCGTCTGGGTGGCCGTGAAGAACCCCGGAAAGCGGTGGTTCTCGGGGACGAACCCGATCCGGTGGCGGGCGGCCGGGGTGCCGGCGGGCC is part of the Salinibacter ruber DSM 13855 genome and encodes:
- a CDS encoding RluA family pseudouridine synthase, translated to MTQTPDAFDPADYEADVRREENVVEVVVPETETGGPRIDKYLTRFYPEASRTKIQRAIKKGHLKVNGTDVKKSYGVEPGDEIVFRLIRKPPMQAEPEAIPLDVVHEGDDLLVVNKPAGMVVHPAPGHRSGTLVHALLHHVDGGEVAADDERDEVSEDEVGLSLVNALPQSPDHPVVRPGIVHRLDKGTSGLLVVAKRGRAHQPLAEQFKAHTVDRRYRAIVWGRFAPSDGTIEGAIGRDPHHRQRMAVVPEDEGKWARTHYETVETHAHTSVVEFELETGRTHQIRVHARAQGHPLLGDPKYGGQRVRYGTQSGTRRTFYDQLFETLPHPALHAYRLGFDHPTTEERLRFEADPPPAWRRVLRELRQEEGAGTTDP
- a CDS encoding BlaI/MecI/CopY family transcriptional regulator; its protein translation is MQRKSLTHLGETEMEVLHHVWDLGEATVADVRERILEDRDVAYTTVMTVLKTLAEKDYLDYHKEGRSYVYQPAEDPDAVQHSLLRRLMDKVFQGSPSALVQTLVRREDLSDDEREEIKALIDALDEKDPETDDADDS
- a CDS encoding M56 family metallopeptidase; amino-acid sequence: MQMILDGLSALGTATIDPLWRPVLAWTALALPLWALLRWTDRLHPNAEYRLSQLLLAALPVGIAAVGVIEMLPDASESALRPARSVVALPAIETGPVSVPAGSWTWMHAVGLLTVGALGIGLFRLGRLGLDVLVSSRVRRRLDTAVTPSLEAEVDRLQERLGVRRSVQLCISPDATVPMTLGGRRPTVLVPERLAAAPDKLRMTLRHELVHVRRWDDCAQLLERFVAALFAAHPLVGRLRRQIGEARERACDAAVLDDGETPAGEYARLLTAFADRASSPRRSALSLSESPSSLIDRLSAMRSSIPSFLTSRAALGTALVAVGLTLTLGVVACSDSVGPSSSPEEATESSPSTAADDDEVYMVVDDPPELEGGMKALQQSVEYPEVAREAGLEGRVIVQFVVDEEGTVTNLRVTQGVDKVLDEAAIEAVEEQTFTPGRQDGEPRKVQMSLPVTFRLDDGSDGEANESGDDATTSSAASEANSGGRLFEKAGIQRVRVLMNEEGRLLIGDEPVEMSSLTDAVRQRITADAARAALIYADGAPGDRIDAAEASLRALDLQMVYIKPAA
- a CDS encoding aminotransferase class V-fold PLP-dependent enzyme, with product MTPEALREHFPHTEHQTYLNHAAVSPMSRPVREAIDTYVGERHGADPEAPVENFESFLPVIQETKDRVATVLGTESSQVEFVPNTSTGLNVLARGFDWEQGDRVAVPDGSFPTNVYPFLNLEAEGVEVDFVPTEEGAYTVDDVEDTLRPETRLLSVSWVHFLSGFRADLEALGALCEKHDVLFCVDAIQGLGALQVDVEAAGIDFLTAGGHKWLMAAQGIGVLYCDEALQDDLRPPTGWLHGPVDWANLDDYELTFHEDARRFQTGTLNSVGVAALHAALGLYLDAGPEWCEERVLRLSTILADELSDRGLPRYGTDAPAHASGIVTVAPDAPEALLEHLKTHGITGAVRNQKLRLAPTYYNDESDLGAILDAVDSFR
- a CDS encoding ABC transporter permease — protein: MRPLFGLVLITFRELWARKIVLGLFIVSSLVLLAVTFALNLDVVEGSLAGIRLFGQEAAPEDMGGEDAPPLTLSRVVVAVESVVAGVAYWIGILLALFASASLFPDLQSDGRVELLLSKPIGRLNVLLGHMLGVWSAIGILAVYLLGGVWVIMSLKTGVWNPRFLFSLLLVVGMFAVMYAAVMLMGVWTESTALGLIVSYGLIFVSMVLAAADQIGPTLGPVGRPVFWGLYHGLPNFTEVTQIVSTLAKGESVSSWYPFVSSLLFGGAAYAVTGYWFVRRDF
- a CDS encoding TIGR04283 family arsenosugar biosynthesis glycosyltransferase; this encodes MIAPRLVSIIIPTLNEEDAIAPTLRQARRQEGPVEILVADGGSTDDTRSVAQARGATVLQAPRGRAPQMNHGADCSSGDILLFLHADTRLPPNGLSRIRRALAAPDAIAGTFRLRFDDPTPLLRFYAWCTRWPWIRLCFGDRGQFVERSAFEAVGGFPDWPLFEDLELAARLQGHGRFRFLDAAVTTSARRFRRHGPLRQQLLNLYLWGHYLWGTDPDLLASLYPDRLGPVDQQPRS
- a CDS encoding ABC transporter ATP-binding protein; translated protein: MPALSVSSLSKTYRTGLLRRSTVQALDGISLAVEEGAIFGLLGPNGAGKTTLVKILLGLVRPSGGTARLFGRPAGTPAARHRIGFVPENHRFPGFFTATQTLHAYGRLADVPRAKRNDRIPQLLDRLALDGRGDTKVKTFSKGMLQRLGLAQALLNEPDLLFLDEPTGGVDPVGRRAIRDIVLELRDEGKTIFLNSHLLSEVEKVCTQIAILRNGTLVRRGSVEELTAVDRVYDLVATPVPDSLLNTSELPLTPGPDGSSAASGLDQYRVHADDRTTLNAVVDRLRSADVEIESITPLRQSLEDYFIDVVDSPT
- a CDS encoding HNH endonuclease, coding for MNGHVLVLNQDYSALTVCSVQRAVVLMHLQKVHLVESADDRYVRSPSVELPWPSIVRLKQYANVPYKRVMLSRKNVLKRDRNTCQYCGAQSNLTIDHVVPKSRGGRDTWENLVAACVTCNNQKGDSTPEEADMELARQPFRPSYVMFLRDFAGEIEDTWKPYLFLS
- a CDS encoding dimethylarginine dimethylaminohydrolase family protein yields the protein MIYQTPDALDLQLDRIPSLPPPRRVVLTTPTHFDVEYVINPHMSENVGAVNTDVAWQQWKALRAAYTALDHTPVLVNGQSGLPDMVFCANQTLPFYDPASDSKGVVLSRMHSEQRADEVPYYARFFEEEGYAVDTLPEDLDADFEGMGDALWHPGHHLLWGGYGYRTSPEAYEALGDLLDVPIVALRLVDPDYYHLDTCLCPLDARHALVAPEAFDDAGRALIDALFETVIEVPDHEARHQFACNAHCPDGAHVLIQEGCEGTNAQLRNHDFVPVELDTSEFMKSGGSVFCMKQMIW